From the genome of Rarobacter incanus, one region includes:
- a CDS encoding DEAD/DEAH box helicase, translating into MTFSRATQAWLDASFDAPTPAQRDAWQAIGQGNHTLVVAPTGSGKTLAAFLWAIDQHLQVAHPASPGVSGPAPQILYVSPLKALASDVERNLRAPLTGISQRAHRLGISMPPVSVGVRTGDTSQRDRQRMTKDPPDIVITTPESLYLMLTSSASAALERVGTIIIDEIHAIAGTKRGAHLAVSLERLDALLPQPAQRVGLSATVTPADRVADFLAGRRAPDAGGRAVRIVQPPSTKVIDLGIQFDLPTVGEGGMEDERASSSIWPQVEGRIVDLIEQNRSTLVFVNSRRTAEKLTARLNEEWARRHGATNALGDGVLADTSKWPAEITAQAGAALGIEPVIARAHHGSMSRAERTSIEDALKAGRLPAVVATSSLELGIDMGAIDLVIQVGAPPSVAAGLQRVGRAGHQVGQVSRGVMLPLYPGELVAAVVSAQGMRDGDIEPVRELTNPLDVLAQQIIAAVAVADWHEQDLLALVRRAAPFATLGDATWAAVLDMLAGRYPSQDFADLRPRIAWDRATGMLKGRPGAALMAVTSGGTIPDRGLYPVVLAGSDGSKASNRVGELDEEMVFESRVGDAITLGSSTWRIAEITPQQVIVTPAPGQPGRLPFWKGDGPGRPFQLGAAMGAFTRQFDARRRSDGAAAHAQLLALGLNAGAANALIDLLREQYAATGRVPDDKCLVIERFTDELGDWRIVVHSPFGARVHAPWALVLSGRIREMYGLDASVSYTDDGLVLRMPPSGDSLDAGMPAADLVIDPADVLAAIQAEITGSAMFATRFREASARALLLAKRKPGLRQPLWQQRHRAAQLLAVAAQFPDFPIVIEAVRECLQDDFDVPSLLALMTAIDSGRIRIVEVTTSAPSPYARSLLMSYTAQFMYDSDAPLAERRAVALSLDPVLLAEILGSHAAPDLADLLDADAIAQVSADVEWTSADRRVARVDHLWELLRTHGPLTMAQIMARATLSGPDVRDWLADNELRQVIRVARPHGGEWWAAAEDAGRLRDALGVPPPAGVPSAFLEPAADPLGDLVRRFARTHGPFTAAELAADLCLSSGMATEVIRRLTSAGHLVAGPTRSLRGDPTGGPAGPTGADARASTGVLPPPASGTATVVDADVLRRIRRRSLASLRGQVEAVSPNALARFVPAWQRLGHTAWRRGDEGQLSPERVRPDLQGVDGLLTAIEQLAGARFPASALESWILPSRVSDYRPEFLDELSARGEILWCGHQSLPGARGDGVISLHLAETAALTLPPHGNDARPTPDTAAAPTPDTTAAPTRPTPDTAAAPTAPTPDTTAAAPPNPTSPPVPTSPDLAAVLLTTLRTGGQFFDHLLTATRAPADAVAAALWELAWRGLITSDSFGSLRHMVGARGGAHRAKRSPGRARPGRGLRGLRALAHSLQAPTSLDPRPPTDETHFAPTMRADGKHALRDIAAARAGGRWSTLCADSETGAAAPPDAASTDATLRAHADVTVLLQRYGVVPRTPGLADQIVTPAATMYRVLSDMEAQGHVRRGYFVEGLGGAQFALPGVVDELRTFSAEPSSPQTTVLAATDPANPYGIMLDWPPAADDKHRPGRRAGAVVVLVDGRLALYLERGGRTLLAFSNNASEFDEAIGRDPRSERPGDLEVAANALLAAVRSGIVSRATVRTINATPALESVSRARSHHPNNEDAATEVVNYLLSAGAAVSAQGLLLEAPHARR; encoded by the coding sequence GTGACGTTCTCGCGCGCGACGCAAGCCTGGCTCGATGCCTCCTTCGACGCGCCCACACCGGCCCAGCGCGACGCGTGGCAGGCGATCGGCCAGGGCAATCACACGCTCGTCGTCGCGCCCACCGGCTCGGGGAAGACGCTCGCAGCGTTCCTGTGGGCAATCGACCAGCACCTCCAGGTCGCGCATCCGGCTTCCCCCGGCGTTTCCGGACCAGCCCCGCAGATCCTCTACGTCTCCCCCCTCAAGGCGCTCGCCAGCGACGTTGAGCGCAACCTGCGTGCCCCGCTGACTGGAATCAGCCAGCGGGCGCACCGCCTGGGTATCTCCATGCCGCCGGTGTCGGTGGGCGTGCGCACCGGCGATACGTCCCAGCGTGACCGGCAAAGAATGACCAAGGATCCCCCGGACATAGTCATAACCACGCCCGAATCGCTGTATCTAATGCTCACCTCGTCCGCGAGCGCGGCGCTGGAACGCGTGGGCACGATCATTATTGACGAGATCCACGCGATCGCGGGGACCAAGCGCGGCGCGCATCTGGCCGTCAGCCTCGAAAGACTCGATGCACTGCTCCCGCAACCGGCGCAGCGGGTTGGCCTGTCGGCCACGGTCACCCCCGCCGACCGGGTGGCGGATTTCCTGGCGGGGAGGCGCGCGCCCGACGCGGGCGGGCGCGCGGTGCGCATCGTGCAGCCGCCGAGCACCAAAGTGATCGATCTGGGGATTCAGTTCGACCTGCCCACCGTGGGTGAAGGCGGGATGGAGGATGAGCGGGCCTCGTCCTCGATATGGCCGCAGGTCGAGGGGCGGATCGTTGACCTGATCGAACAGAATCGGTCAACGCTAGTGTTCGTGAATTCGCGCCGAACCGCGGAAAAGCTCACGGCGCGGCTCAACGAGGAATGGGCGCGGCGCCACGGGGCAACGAATGCGTTGGGTGATGGCGTCCTGGCGGATACATCGAAGTGGCCCGCCGAGATCACGGCGCAGGCGGGCGCGGCGCTTGGCATCGAACCGGTGATCGCCCGCGCCCACCACGGGTCGATGAGCCGGGCCGAACGCACGTCAATCGAGGATGCGCTGAAGGCGGGAAGGCTACCCGCAGTGGTCGCGACTTCATCGCTCGAATTGGGCATCGATATGGGGGCGATCGATCTGGTCATTCAGGTCGGGGCGCCCCCGTCGGTTGCCGCGGGGCTGCAGCGGGTGGGCCGCGCTGGGCACCAGGTCGGGCAGGTTTCGCGCGGGGTGATGTTGCCGCTGTATCCGGGCGAATTGGTGGCGGCGGTTGTGAGCGCCCAGGGGATGCGCGATGGGGACATCGAGCCCGTCCGCGAGCTCACCAACCCGCTGGACGTGTTGGCCCAGCAGATCATCGCGGCGGTGGCCGTAGCCGACTGGCACGAACAGGACCTCTTGGCTCTGGTGCGGCGGGCTGCCCCGTTCGCGACCCTAGGTGATGCGACCTGGGCGGCGGTGCTCGACATGCTGGCGGGGCGCTACCCGTCGCAGGATTTTGCCGATCTGCGCCCGCGCATAGCGTGGGATAGGGCCACCGGCATGCTCAAGGGGAGGCCCGGGGCGGCGCTGATGGCGGTGACCTCGGGTGGCACGATTCCCGACCGCGGACTGTATCCGGTGGTGTTGGCCGGTTCCGACGGCTCCAAGGCTTCGAATCGTGTCGGCGAATTGGACGAGGAGATGGTCTTCGAATCGCGGGTGGGCGATGCCATTACCCTCGGGTCGTCAACGTGGCGGATCGCCGAAATCACGCCCCAGCAGGTCATTGTGACCCCGGCACCGGGGCAACCGGGGCGGCTGCCGTTTTGGAAGGGCGATGGGCCGGGCCGCCCATTTCAGTTGGGGGCGGCGATGGGCGCCTTCACCCGCCAATTCGATGCGCGCCGCCGCTCCGATGGGGCAGCCGCGCACGCGCAACTGCTCGCACTGGGCCTCAACGCGGGGGCGGCCAATGCCTTAATCGATTTGCTGCGTGAACAGTACGCGGCCACGGGCCGTGTCCCCGATGACAAGTGCCTGGTGATCGAGCGATTCACCGACGAGCTGGGTGACTGGCGCATTGTCGTCCATTCGCCCTTCGGGGCGCGGGTGCACGCGCCGTGGGCGCTGGTCCTGAGCGGACGCATCCGGGAGATGTATGGCCTGGATGCTTCCGTGTCCTATACGGACGACGGGCTGGTCCTGCGGATGCCACCCAGTGGAGACAGCCTCGACGCGGGCATGCCCGCCGCCGATCTTGTGATTGACCCCGCCGACGTACTGGCAGCGATCCAGGCGGAAATAACCGGTTCCGCGATGTTCGCGACCCGGTTCCGCGAGGCTTCCGCGCGCGCACTGTTGTTAGCCAAGCGCAAGCCGGGGCTCCGCCAGCCGCTGTGGCAGCAGCGGCACCGCGCGGCGCAGCTCCTGGCCGTCGCCGCCCAGTTCCCGGATTTTCCGATAGTGATCGAGGCCGTCCGCGAATGCCTGCAAGACGACTTTGACGTGCCCTCGCTGCTGGCTTTGATGACGGCCATCGATTCCGGCAGGATCCGGATTGTTGAGGTAACAACGTCGGCGCCCTCACCCTACGCACGCTCGCTGCTGATGAGCTACACGGCGCAGTTCATGTACGACTCCGACGCACCCCTGGCGGAGCGCCGAGCGGTGGCGTTGAGTTTAGATCCGGTACTGCTTGCCGAGATTCTTGGATCGCATGCCGCCCCCGATCTTGCGGATCTGTTGGATGCGGATGCGATTGCGCAGGTCAGCGCCGACGTGGAATGGACTTCTGCGGATCGGCGCGTCGCGCGGGTGGATCACTTATGGGAGCTCTTGCGCACACACGGGCCCCTGACCATGGCGCAAATCATGGCGCGTGCAACGTTGAGCGGCCCTGACGTGCGCGATTGGCTCGCGGATAACGAGTTGCGACAGGTCATCCGCGTCGCACGCCCCCATGGCGGCGAGTGGTGGGCGGCGGCGGAGGACGCCGGGCGACTACGCGACGCTCTCGGCGTGCCACCCCCGGCGGGGGTTCCCTCCGCATTCTTGGAGCCGGCAGCCGATCCCCTGGGTGATTTGGTGCGCAGATTCGCGCGCACCCACGGGCCGTTTACCGCGGCTGAGCTGGCAGCGGACCTTTGCCTTTCAAGCGGCATGGCGACCGAGGTCATCCGCCGGTTAACCTCTGCGGGCCACCTGGTAGCCGGCCCCACGCGAAGCCTCCGCGGCGACCCAACCGGCGGCCCCGCGGGCCCAACCGGCGCCGACGCCCGGGCATCGACCGGGGTGCTGCCTCCGCCTGCTTCCGGCACCGCCACCGTTGTCGACGCCGACGTCTTGCGCCGCATCCGCAGGCGCAGTTTGGCGAGCCTGCGCGGGCAGGTCGAGGCCGTTTCCCCCAACGCCCTGGCCAGGTTCGTTCCTGCCTGGCAAAGGCTGGGCCATACGGCGTGGCGACGCGGGGACGAAGGTCAGTTATCACCCGAACGGGTCCGGCCCGACCTACAGGGCGTCGATGGCTTGTTGACGGCAATCGAACAACTGGCCGGCGCCCGCTTTCCCGCCTCCGCCCTCGAATCGTGGATCCTGCCGTCGCGCGTATCCGACTACCGGCCGGAGTTTTTGGACGAGCTTTCCGCCCGCGGCGAGATTCTCTGGTGTGGGCATCAGTCGCTCCCCGGGGCGCGCGGGGACGGCGTGATTTCGTTGCATCTGGCCGAAACGGCCGCGCTCACCCTGCCACCACACGGCAACGACGCCCGGCCCACACCCGACACCGCAGCCGCGCCCACACCCGACACCACAGCCGCACCCACCCGGCCCACACCCGACACCGCAGCCGCGCCCACCGCGCCCACACCCGACACCACAGCCGCAGCACCGCCAAACCCCACCTCCCCGCCAGTGCCCACGTCCCCGGATCTCGCCGCGGTGCTCTTGACTACCCTTCGCACCGGGGGTCAGTTCTTCGACCACCTCCTGACGGCAACACGCGCCCCCGCTGACGCGGTGGCGGCCGCGCTCTGGGAACTTGCTTGGCGGGGGCTGATCACGTCCGATTCCTTCGGTTCCCTACGCCACATGGTGGGGGCCCGCGGCGGCGCGCACCGCGCCAAACGATCCCCCGGGAGGGCCCGCCCCGGCCGCGGCCTGCGGGGCCTGCGTGCGTTGGCGCACTCTCTCCAGGCCCCCACCTCGTTGGATCCACGCCCGCCAACCGACGAAACGCATTTCGCCCCGACCATGAGAGCTGACGGCAAACACGCGCTGCGCGACATAGCAGCGGCCCGCGCGGGTGGCCGCTGGTCAACACTGTGCGCAGATTCCGAAACAGGCGCCGCGGCCCCGCCCGACGCAGCATCCACCGATGCAACGCTGCGCGCCCATGCGGATGTCACGGTTCTATTGCAGCGCTACGGTGTCGTGCCCCGGACGCCCGGCCTCGCGGATCAGATCGTAACACCCGCCGCCACGATGTACCGGGTGCTGTCCGACATGGAAGCCCAGGGCCACGTGCGGCGCGGCTATTTCGTGGAAGGGTTGGGCGGTGCCCAGTTTGCGTTGCCCGGAGTAGTGGACGAACTGCGGACGTTTTCAGCGGAGCCCTCGTCCCCCCAAACGACAGTGTTGGCCGCGACCGATCCCGCAAATCCCTACGGCATCATGCTGGATTGGCCCCCGGCTGCGGATGACAAACACCGGCCCGGCAGGCGAGCGGGCGCCGTCGTCGTCCTGGTCGATGGGAGATTGGCGCTGTACTTGGAACGCGGCGGGCGGACCTTGCTTGCGTTCTCGAACAATGCATCCGAATTCGACGAAGCCATCGGTCGGGATCCGCGATCCGAGCGGCCGGGTGATCTTGAAGTCGCCGCGAACGCGCTGCTGGCTGCCGTGCGGTCGGGGATCGTTTCACGTGCAACGGTCCGCACGATCAACGCTACGCCCGCGCTCGAATCCGTCTCCCGCGCGCGTAGCCACCATCCCAATAACGAGGACGCCGCGACCGAAGTGGTGAACTATCTCCTTAGCGCCGGGGCCGCGGTCAGTGCCCAGGGCTTACTATTGGAGGCCCCCCATGCCCGAAGGTGA
- a CDS encoding DNA-formamidopyrimidine glycosylase family protein, with protein MPEGDVLARCAQTLGQALDGTRLTTAQLRWPNVDPGALVGQTVTQTLSYGKNLFQRTGDGWTLHTHLRMDGAWRTAPAGSPAAARLARTPHARVLLGNDATLCVGLDIGMVNLVRTRDEHTIVDRLGPDLLAADFEGGNARGGLHAGATPTPTGLQKAVSNAQADPSRPICEVLLDQRVVAGIGTIYMAESLFALRIWPWTPVAQLAGEDIANLLLAARRLMQRVVVGGFGARTSHAHARRGKPCHRCGTPIARGTANALPYERPVFYCPHCQPEPR; from the coding sequence ATGCCCGAAGGTGACGTATTGGCGCGATGCGCGCAGACGCTGGGGCAGGCGCTCGACGGGACTCGATTGACGACAGCGCAGTTGCGCTGGCCGAACGTGGACCCGGGCGCACTAGTCGGGCAGACAGTAACGCAGACCCTTTCTTACGGCAAGAACCTCTTTCAGCGGACCGGTGACGGGTGGACGCTGCACACGCATCTGCGGATGGACGGAGCGTGGAGAACCGCCCCCGCAGGATCGCCCGCGGCGGCGCGATTGGCGCGAACTCCCCACGCACGGGTGTTGCTGGGCAACGATGCGACGCTGTGCGTGGGGCTCGATATCGGCATGGTCAACCTGGTGCGAACCCGCGATGAGCACACGATCGTGGACCGCCTGGGGCCCGACCTACTCGCCGCGGATTTCGAGGGTGGCAACGCCCGCGGCGGGCTTCATGCGGGTGCGACGCCCACTCCAACCGGGCTACAGAAAGCGGTGTCCAACGCGCAGGCCGATCCGTCGCGCCCGATCTGCGAGGTCTTGCTCGATCAGCGAGTCGTCGCCGGGATCGGAACGATTTACATGGCCGAGTCGTTGTTCGCTTTGCGAATTTGGCCCTGGACGCCCGTGGCGCAACTCGCCGGGGAGGATATTGCAAACCTACTACTGGCCGCGCGCAGGCTGATGCAACGCGTTGTGGTCGGCGGCTTCGGCGCGCGCACCAGCCACGCGCACGCCCGCCGCGGCAAGCCATGCCACCGCTGCGGAACTCCGATCGCGCGCGGCACGGCCAACGCCCTACCGTACGAACGTCCCGTTTTCTACTGCCCTCACTGCCAACCGGAGCCGCGATAG